From Planifilum fimeticola, a single genomic window includes:
- the proC gene encoding pyrroline-5-carboxylate reductase — MNGVERICFIGAGSMAEAMLAGLLKKRRIDADRVSVFNRHKRERLDKLKGTYGVWIPENRGRAISEADTVILAVKPKDVQEALMQWRSFFHKGQRIISVAAGVSTDSVEKLIPAGIPVIRAMPNTSCTIGLSATALCAGRWAKPEDMEAARYLFSAIGSTVIVEEEAMDSVTALSGSGPAYIYFMVEALEQAGVEAGLSKEISRELTLQTLLGAAHMLMETREEPAELRRRVTSPGGTTMAGLEELKRRQFDEAVKSAVLRAKSRSRELGSLLGQGVK; from the coding sequence ATGAACGGAGTGGAACGCATCTGCTTTATCGGGGCCGGCTCCATGGCGGAGGCGATGCTGGCCGGTCTCCTGAAAAAACGGCGGATCGACGCCGACAGGGTGAGCGTCTTCAACCGTCACAAGCGGGAGCGGTTGGACAAACTGAAAGGGACCTACGGCGTTTGGATTCCGGAAAACCGGGGAAGGGCGATTTCCGAAGCGGACACCGTGATTCTGGCGGTGAAGCCGAAGGATGTGCAGGAAGCCCTCATGCAGTGGAGGAGCTTTTTTCACAAAGGCCAGCGGATCATCTCCGTCGCCGCCGGCGTCTCCACCGATTCGGTGGAAAAGCTGATTCCCGCAGGAATTCCGGTGATCCGTGCCATGCCCAACACCTCCTGCACCATCGGACTTTCCGCCACAGCCCTCTGTGCCGGAAGGTGGGCGAAACCGGAGGACATGGAAGCGGCGCGATACCTGTTTTCCGCCATCGGCTCCACGGTCATCGTGGAAGAAGAGGCGATGGACTCCGTGACCGCCCTTTCGGGAAGCGGCCCGGCATATATCTATTTCATGGTCGAAGCCCTGGAACAGGCCGGAGTGGAAGCGGGGCTTTCGAAGGAGATCTCCCGCGAGCTCACCCTGCAAACCCTCCTCGGCGCGGCCCATATGCTGATGGAGACCCGGGAGGAACCGGCAGAACTTCGCCGTCGGGTCACCTCCCCCGGCGGAACGACGATGGCCGGTCTGGAGGAACTGAAACGCCGCCAATTCGATGAAGCGGTCAAAAGCGCCGTCCTGCGGGCCAAATCCCGTTCCCGGGAGCTGGGAAGCCTATTGGGTCAGGGGGTGAAGTAA
- a CDS encoding DNA-3-methyladenine glycosylase family protein yields METLQIEPRPPFSFERTIRRLFHLQKSGYFVRKGNLYRTLRAKGRPFVVEIGWREPSLLFRIHQAVTPEERRELEEQLRRMFSADVDLTPFYRRADQDELLAPVVREREGLRPVLDPTLYECLIKTIISQQLNLSFAGTLIDRLMRLAGERVEFEGESVCAFPTPDRVAALSYEDLTRLQFNRRKAEYVIDISRMVAEGRLDLEGLRRRSDEEVMEILLPLRGIGRWTVECLLLFGMGRPDLLPAADIGLRRAVQKVYGLAERPGEKEVRRIGEAWAPWRSYATFYLWDAITGGKEG; encoded by the coding sequence ATGGAAACCCTACAGATAGAACCGCGGCCGCCCTTTTCCTTCGAACGGACGATCCGGCGGCTGTTTCACCTGCAAAAGTCGGGTTATTTTGTGCGGAAGGGAAACCTTTACCGAACCCTTCGCGCGAAGGGGCGCCCCTTTGTGGTGGAGATCGGCTGGAGGGAGCCGTCCCTGCTGTTTCGCATCCACCAGGCGGTGACACCGGAGGAGCGGCGGGAGCTGGAGGAGCAACTCCGCCGCATGTTTTCCGCCGATGTGGATTTGACTCCTTTCTACCGCCGGGCGGATCAGGATGAGCTGCTCGCCCCGGTGGTCCGGGAGCGGGAAGGGCTCCGTCCGGTGCTGGATCCGACCCTGTACGAGTGCCTGATCAAGACGATCATCAGCCAGCAGCTCAACCTCTCCTTCGCCGGCACCCTGATCGACCGCCTCATGCGGCTGGCCGGGGAACGGGTGGAATTTGAGGGGGAGTCCGTTTGCGCCTTTCCGACGCCGGATCGGGTTGCCGCCCTTTCCTATGAGGACTTGACCCGGCTTCAGTTCAACCGGCGGAAAGCGGAGTACGTCATCGACATCTCCCGAATGGTTGCGGAAGGCAGGCTGGATTTGGAAGGACTTCGCCGACGAAGCGACGAAGAGGTGATGGAAATCCTGCTCCCCCTGAGGGGAATCGGCCGGTGGACGGTGGAATGCCTGCTCCTGTTCGGAATGGGACGCCCGGATTTGCTGCCCGCCGCCGATATCGGCCTGCGCAGGGCGGTGCAAAAGGTTTACGGTCTGGCGGAGCGGCCGGGGGAAAAGGAGGTCCGAAGGATCGGAGAGGCCTGGGCACCCTGGCGCAGTTACGCCACCTTTTATCTGTGGGATGCGATAACGGGAGGCAAGGAGGGTTAA
- a CDS encoding metal-dependent hydrolase, with translation MDTGTHFAMGIGLFGLAHLDPSVTSHPVTAQAVLLGTVLGSQAPDFDGLFRFKGGAAYIRQHRGLSHSFPMIFVWASLITFILFLTHERASLLSLWMWTLLAVAVHVLIDCFNSYGTQALRPLSRRWIAWDVLNIIDPFILTVHLAGFLLWWLTPIHPGALFAAIYSLIILYTAWRWRIHRSLVRKVAMQAEQAKRISVIPTIRPSLWKLVVEEDGRVRFGEIHRRKIRWTDEIPDTDREHPAALASLKDPDIASFLYFSDYGHVQVQPFGDGYKVRWADVRYYHKKRFPFVAVAYLDHNLDVIRSYIGWSSEQRLEKKINSCTIETP, from the coding sequence ATGGATACTGGGACTCACTTCGCGATGGGCATCGGACTCTTCGGACTGGCACACCTGGATCCCTCGGTGACTTCCCATCCGGTCACGGCGCAGGCCGTGCTTTTGGGAACCGTTCTCGGCTCCCAGGCTCCGGATTTCGACGGATTGTTCCGCTTCAAAGGCGGTGCGGCTTACATCCGGCAGCACCGGGGGCTCAGCCACTCCTTCCCGATGATCTTTGTCTGGGCATCCCTGATCACCTTCATCCTTTTCCTCACCCATGAGAGAGCATCGCTCCTCTCCCTCTGGATGTGGACGCTTCTCGCCGTCGCCGTGCACGTTCTGATCGACTGCTTCAATTCGTACGGAACCCAGGCCCTTCGTCCTCTGTCCCGCCGGTGGATCGCATGGGATGTGCTCAACATCATCGATCCCTTCATCTTGACCGTCCACCTTGCGGGATTTCTTCTTTGGTGGTTGACGCCGATCCATCCGGGCGCTTTGTTTGCCGCCATTTATTCGCTCATCATCCTCTACACGGCATGGCGGTGGCGAATTCACCGCTCCCTCGTGCGAAAGGTTGCAATGCAGGCGGAACAGGCCAAACGCATCAGCGTCATCCCCACGATCCGTCCCTCCCTGTGGAAACTGGTGGTTGAAGAAGACGGCCGGGTTCGCTTCGGAGAGATTCACCGGCGAAAAATTCGGTGGACGGACGAAATCCCGGACACCGATCGGGAACATCCCGCCGCCCTGGCATCCCTGAAGGATCCGGACATCGCCTCCTTTCTCTACTTCAGCGATTACGGGCACGTGCAGGTGCAACCCTTCGGGGACGGATACAAGGTGCGCTGGGCGGACGTCCGCTATTACCACAAAAAACGCTTTCCCTTCGTCGCCGTCGCCTATCTGGACCACAACCTGGACGTGATCCGCTCCTACATCGGCTGGTCCTCGGAACAGCGTCTGGAGAAGAAGATCAATTCATGCACGATCGAAACCCCTTGA
- a CDS encoding cupin domain-containing protein, which translates to MFRKCARECTKHWDPFSRHCAQVCLYAAFICRHCARKGRTRLKDHGGKPFVVDIHRAARHNRTFRTALWTGEHLQVTVMSIDVGEDIGLERHPDTDQFLRIEQGRGRVLMGRRRDRLDFEAEVHDDDAIMVPAGIWHNVINTGDVPLKLYSIYAPPEHPFGTVHKTKRDAEEAER; encoded by the coding sequence ATCTTCAGGAAATGCGCCCGGGAATGCACGAAACACTGGGACCCTTTCTCCCGGCACTGCGCCCAGGTCTGTCTGTACGCCGCCTTCATCTGCCGGCACTGCGCCCGGAAGGGGAGGACCCGATTAAAGGACCACGGCGGAAAACCTTTTGTGGTGGACATTCATCGGGCGGCCAGGCATAACCGCACCTTTCGCACCGCCCTGTGGACCGGAGAGCATCTGCAGGTGACCGTGATGAGCATCGATGTCGGGGAGGACATCGGCCTGGAAAGGCACCCCGACACGGATCAATTCCTGCGCATTGAACAGGGACGGGGACGGGTTCTCATGGGAAGGCGCAGGGACAGGCTGGATTTTGAAGCGGAAGTGCACGATGATGATGCCATCATGGTCCCCGCCGGCATCTGGCACAATGTCATCAATACGGGGGATGTGCCGCTGAAGCTTTACTCCATTTACGCGCCGCCGGAGCATCCCTTCGGTACGGTTCACAAAACGAAACGGGACGCGGAGGAAGCGGAAAGATGA
- a CDS encoding molybdopterin-containing oxidoreductase family protein — MSSSRPQPVVRSVCPLDCPDTCGLAVTLKDGRIHRVDGDPDHPVTRGTICHKVRHFPARVYHPDRVLHPLKRTGRKGEGVFTRITWEEALDEIVRRMQEIIRRHGAEAILPYSYYGNMGLVNNGSMDRRFFHRLGASRLDRTICNVAGNRGFEMTMGFKGAIDPEETVHSRLIIVWGGNIVSTNMHQVMLFEQARKRGAKIIAIDVHRNRTARWADEFIQLYPGTDAALALGMMHTLVEEDLLDHDFIRTYTTGWEEFRKRVAEYTPERASRITGVPAEEIVRLAREYGRTTPSFIRIGNGLQHHDNGGMIVRTIACLPALTGQWKVRGGGALKENGVATVDKARLERPDLLPNPEVRTINMIRLGDALLQADPPVRFLFVYNANPARVAPAQEKVLQGLAREDLFTVVHDLFITDTARYADLVLPATSHFENLDVYKSYWHLYLQMARPVIPPQGEAMSNFDLFKTLAKRMGFTEPCFDDTPEDIIRQVADQPENPWMEDVTYEELAEKGIVKLNLAKQPLFPDLLKRNKIALYSERMKEEGLDPLPNHVPLKEGFDARRNGDAKHPFMLIAGPNHQFLNTTMGNIPKLRKLEGEPRMEIHPADAARYGIADGEAVRVINRRGSCILKARVTENTLPGVLVSNGLWWGDASLDSKGVNQLTPDREADLAGGAVFFSTAVRIEKLT, encoded by the coding sequence ATGTCTTCCTCTCGGCCGCAACCCGTCGTCCGGTCCGTCTGCCCTCTGGATTGCCCCGATACCTGCGGGCTCGCCGTCACCCTGAAGGATGGGCGGATCCATCGGGTGGACGGCGATCCGGACCATCCCGTCACTCGGGGAACCATCTGCCACAAAGTGCGCCATTTTCCCGCCCGGGTTTACCACCCCGACAGGGTCCTTCATCCCCTGAAAAGGACCGGCCGCAAGGGCGAAGGCGTCTTCACCCGCATCACCTGGGAGGAAGCGCTGGATGAAATTGTCCGTCGCATGCAGGAGATCATCCGCCGACACGGGGCGGAAGCCATCTTGCCCTACAGCTACTACGGCAACATGGGACTGGTGAACAACGGCAGCATGGATCGCCGCTTCTTCCACCGCCTGGGCGCCAGCCGGCTCGACCGCACCATCTGCAACGTCGCGGGCAACCGCGGTTTCGAAATGACCATGGGTTTCAAGGGGGCGATCGATCCGGAGGAGACCGTCCACAGCCGCCTCATCATCGTCTGGGGCGGAAACATTGTCAGCACCAACATGCATCAGGTGATGCTCTTCGAACAGGCCCGCAAGCGGGGGGCCAAAATCATCGCCATCGATGTTCACCGGAACCGGACCGCCCGCTGGGCCGACGAATTCATCCAACTTTATCCCGGAACCGATGCCGCCCTCGCCCTGGGGATGATGCACACGTTGGTCGAAGAGGATCTGCTGGACCACGACTTCATCCGAACATACACCACCGGATGGGAGGAGTTCCGGAAGCGGGTCGCCGAATACACGCCGGAACGCGCGTCCCGCATCACCGGCGTCCCGGCGGAGGAGATCGTCCGTCTGGCCCGGGAATACGGCCGGACCACTCCTTCCTTCATCCGGATCGGCAACGGACTTCAGCACCATGACAACGGCGGGATGATCGTCCGCACCATCGCCTGCCTCCCCGCCCTGACGGGGCAGTGGAAGGTACGCGGAGGAGGCGCCCTCAAGGAAAACGGGGTCGCCACCGTCGACAAGGCGAGGCTGGAACGCCCCGATCTCCTGCCGAACCCGGAGGTCCGGACGATCAACATGATTCGCCTGGGAGACGCCCTGCTCCAAGCCGATCCGCCCGTCCGCTTCCTTTTCGTTTACAACGCCAATCCGGCCCGGGTGGCTCCCGCCCAGGAAAAGGTGCTTCAGGGCCTCGCCCGGGAGGATTTGTTCACCGTGGTGCACGATCTGTTCATCACCGACACAGCCCGGTATGCCGACTTGGTCCTGCCTGCCACATCTCACTTTGAAAACCTGGATGTCTACAAATCCTATTGGCACCTGTACCTTCAGATGGCCCGTCCGGTCATCCCGCCGCAGGGAGAGGCCATGTCCAACTTTGACCTCTTCAAAACCCTGGCCAAGCGGATGGGCTTCACCGAGCCCTGTTTCGACGACACGCCGGAGGACATCATCCGCCAGGTTGCGGACCAGCCCGAAAATCCCTGGATGGAGGATGTGACCTACGAGGAATTGGCCGAAAAGGGCATCGTCAAGTTGAATCTCGCCAAACAGCCTCTTTTCCCCGACCTCTTAAAAAGGAACAAAATCGCCCTCTACAGCGAGCGGATGAAGGAGGAGGGACTGGATCCGCTCCCGAACCACGTGCCGCTGAAGGAGGGCTTCGACGCCCGGAGGAACGGCGATGCGAAGCACCCCTTCATGTTGATCGCGGGGCCCAACCACCAGTTTCTCAACACGACCATGGGCAATATCCCCAAACTGCGGAAGCTGGAGGGCGAACCCCGGATGGAGATCCACCCGGCCGACGCCGCCCGGTACGGCATCGCCGACGGCGAGGCCGTCCGGGTGATCAACCGTCGCGGAAGCTGCATCTTGAAGGCCAGGGTGACGGAAAACACGCTTCCCGGGGTCCTCGTAAGCAACGGATTGTGGTGGGGAGACGCCTCCCTAGACAGCAAGGGAGTCAACCAGCTGACGCCCGATCGGGAGGCCGATCTGGCGGGCGGTGCGGTATTCTTCTCCACTGCCGTCCGCATCGAAAAGTTGACGTAA
- a CDS encoding S8 family peptidase — MTNKAWFEEPSCPLDPGLVHQLREQRGKRARDEAIPVIVRFRRDAEDEKRKDALHLCRKRSCDSIGGEIRLLNGYYGRLHPDTIRGLADHEGITRIYYDRKVHAFLDVASKTTKSFEVHEQLGFTGKGVTIAVIDTGIHPHDDLTQPDNRIIAFADLVGNREEAYDDHGHGTHCAGDAAGGGHQSEGLYVGPAPEANLVGVKVLDAEGGGRLSTVIRGVEWCIEHKEELGIRILSLSLGAPAYESYRDDPLCQAVEKAWHSGLVVCAAAGNEGPAPLTISTPGIDPVILTVGAADDRNTPDRSDDEKASFSSRGPTIDQLVKPDVYAPGTDIVSLSAPGSTLEELLPENRVGEHYIRLSGTSMATPICAGVAALMLEANPYLSPNDVKSILMSTAQPMAGDQAGYLDARKAVEMAQAYLEFQRPKVSGGATG, encoded by the coding sequence TTGACCAACAAAGCCTGGTTTGAGGAGCCTTCCTGCCCGCTCGATCCGGGTTTGGTTCATCAGCTCCGGGAGCAGCGCGGGAAGCGAGCGCGGGACGAGGCGATTCCGGTCATCGTCCGCTTCCGGAGGGATGCGGAGGATGAGAAGCGAAAGGACGCCCTCCATCTGTGCCGAAAAAGGTCCTGCGACTCCATCGGCGGGGAGATCCGACTGTTGAACGGCTACTACGGCCGGCTTCATCCCGACACGATTCGCGGCCTGGCCGATCATGAAGGAATCACACGCATCTATTACGACCGCAAGGTGCACGCATTTCTCGATGTGGCTTCCAAGACCACAAAATCCTTTGAAGTTCACGAACAGCTGGGATTTACCGGGAAAGGCGTCACCATCGCCGTTATCGATACCGGGATCCATCCTCACGACGATTTGACCCAACCGGATAACCGGATCATCGCCTTTGCCGACCTGGTGGGAAATCGGGAGGAAGCCTACGACGACCACGGTCACGGGACCCACTGCGCCGGGGATGCGGCGGGAGGAGGGCACCAATCGGAGGGATTGTACGTCGGTCCCGCCCCTGAAGCCAACCTGGTGGGCGTGAAAGTACTGGACGCCGAAGGCGGAGGGCGTCTGTCGACGGTGATTCGGGGGGTGGAGTGGTGCATCGAGCATAAGGAAGAACTGGGCATCCGGATTCTCTCCCTCTCCCTCGGGGCGCCGGCCTACGAATCGTACCGGGACGATCCTCTCTGTCAGGCGGTGGAGAAAGCGTGGCACAGCGGGCTGGTTGTCTGCGCCGCCGCCGGAAACGAAGGTCCCGCACCGCTGACGATCAGCACCCCGGGCATCGATCCGGTCATCCTCACCGTCGGCGCGGCGGACGATCGAAACACCCCTGACCGGAGCGACGACGAGAAGGCATCCTTCTCCAGCCGGGGGCCGACGATCGATCAGCTGGTGAAGCCGGATGTGTACGCTCCGGGGACCGACATCGTCTCCCTGTCCGCCCCCGGTTCGACCCTGGAAGAGCTGCTTCCCGAAAACCGCGTCGGCGAACATTATATCCGCCTTTCCGGCACATCGATGGCCACGCCCATCTGCGCCGGAGTGGCCGCCCTGATGCTGGAGGCCAATCCCTATTTGAGCCCGAACGACGTAAAGAGCATTTTGATGAGCACCGCCCAGCCCATGGCCGGCGATCAGGCCGGGTATCTCGATGCTCGGAAGGCGGTGGAAATGGCCCAGGCTTATCTCGAATTCCAGAGGCCGAAGGTTTCCGGCGGTGCGACGGGATAA
- a CDS encoding mechanosensitive ion channel family protein: MNPKMPAINESSNTANLSGFSWVEGAEKKMWSIINNPVDALLLPIARIILILFLTYVALRFTGKLIDRIFQLKRIDRKKALTLSKLIKSFARYAIYFVAALTLLFNIGIDPTPVLASAGILGLAIGFGAQNLVRDLISGFFIIFEDQMEVGDYVQINGKISGTVEEIGIRVTKIREWNQRLHYLSNGEIHHVANYNRVQMRPLVSVTVPYESDPELVERILSEVCEEIGRRYAPHLVEKPSIYGVTDLGESGVQYTLMALSHPDQYWLIERELRRAVVIAFQKHAIEIAYPRRVLQPPNNGNSEGNEKTPG, from the coding sequence ATGAACCCCAAGATGCCCGCCATCAACGAATCCTCGAACACCGCCAACCTCTCCGGTTTCAGCTGGGTAGAAGGGGCCGAAAAAAAGATGTGGTCCATCATCAATAATCCGGTGGACGCCCTGCTCCTGCCCATCGCCCGGATCATCCTGATCCTCTTCCTCACCTATGTGGCACTGCGGTTCACCGGCAAACTGATCGACCGGATCTTCCAGCTCAAGCGAATCGACCGGAAAAAGGCGCTGACACTGAGCAAACTGATCAAATCCTTCGCCCGTTACGCCATCTACTTCGTCGCCGCCCTCACGCTGCTGTTCAACATCGGAATCGATCCGACGCCCGTCCTCGCCAGCGCGGGGATCCTGGGGCTGGCCATCGGGTTCGGTGCCCAGAACCTGGTTCGCGATCTGATTTCCGGCTTCTTCATCATTTTTGAAGATCAGATGGAAGTAGGCGATTACGTTCAGATAAACGGCAAGATTTCGGGGACAGTGGAGGAGATCGGAATCCGCGTCACCAAGATCCGCGAGTGGAACCAACGCCTCCATTATCTGTCCAACGGCGAAATCCACCATGTGGCCAATTACAACCGGGTTCAGATGCGCCCCCTGGTTTCCGTCACGGTCCCCTACGAATCGGATCCGGAACTGGTGGAACGGATTTTAAGCGAAGTGTGTGAGGAAATCGGCAGACGGTACGCCCCTCACCTCGTGGAGAAACCCTCTATCTACGGCGTAACGGATCTCGGAGAATCGGGCGTCCAGTACACGCTGATGGCCTTAAGCCATCCGGACCAATACTGGCTGATCGAGCGGGAATTGCGCCGGGCGGTCGTCATCGCTTTTCAAAAACACGCGATCGAAATCGCCTATCCGCGCCGCGTCCTCCAGCCTCCAAACAACGGGAACTCCGAAGGAAACGAAAAAACGCCGGGTTGA
- the mutY gene encoding A/G-specific adenine glycosylase — MEKSDEKQLDPEGVEQVRTKLLSWYDKNRRDLPWRRERDPYKIWVSEVMLQQTRVDTVIPYYERFMQRFPTLKDLASAPEEEVIKAWEGLGYYSRVRNLHAAVREVAESYGGKVPDDREAMSRLKGVGPYTVGAVLSIAYNQRVPAVDGNVMRVFSRIYAIEEDITKAATRRRMEALAMDLIPEDRPGDFNQALMELGALICSPSSPACDRCPLVRECRAYEQGRVKDFPVKRKGKAPLPVSVVFGWVVDGEGRMLLERRPDKGLLAGMWGLPTVERRKDDSPQRILERYFAEKGFPIEPGPVLGHVEHVFSHRRWQAVVVSGRASDATRSLPPGWRWVAEEELDFLALPKVYEKALSAVKDPVQLELGLEVEN, encoded by the coding sequence GTGGAAAAATCCGACGAAAAACAACTGGATCCCGAAGGGGTGGAGCAGGTCCGCACCAAACTCCTGTCCTGGTATGACAAAAACAGGAGAGATTTGCCTTGGCGAAGGGAAAGGGATCCGTATAAAATATGGGTATCCGAAGTGATGTTGCAACAAACACGGGTTGATACGGTGATTCCATATTACGAACGTTTCATGCAACGGTTTCCTACGCTGAAGGATCTTGCCTCCGCACCCGAAGAGGAGGTGATCAAGGCGTGGGAAGGGCTGGGATATTATTCCCGCGTCCGCAACCTGCACGCGGCGGTACGGGAGGTGGCGGAATCCTACGGAGGCAAGGTACCCGATGACCGGGAGGCGATGAGCAGGCTGAAGGGAGTGGGTCCCTACACCGTCGGCGCCGTGCTGAGCATCGCTTACAATCAGCGCGTTCCCGCGGTGGACGGAAACGTGATGAGGGTCTTCTCCCGGATCTATGCCATCGAAGAGGATATCACCAAGGCCGCTACCCGGCGCCGGATGGAGGCGCTGGCGATGGATCTGATTCCGGAGGATCGCCCCGGCGATTTCAATCAGGCGCTGATGGAACTGGGAGCTTTGATCTGCAGCCCTTCTTCCCCGGCATGCGACCGTTGCCCGCTGGTGCGGGAATGCCGGGCCTACGAACAGGGGAGGGTGAAGGACTTTCCCGTCAAGCGCAAGGGGAAGGCTCCGCTGCCGGTCTCCGTCGTATTCGGCTGGGTTGTCGACGGCGAGGGGCGGATGTTGCTCGAGCGCCGGCCCGACAAGGGTCTCTTGGCCGGAATGTGGGGACTGCCGACGGTGGAAAGGAGGAAAGACGACTCTCCCCAAAGGATACTGGAGCGGTATTTTGCGGAGAAGGGCTTTCCGATTGAACCGGGACCGGTTTTGGGGCATGTGGAACATGTCTTCAGCCACCGCCGTTGGCAGGCGGTGGTGGTGAGCGGCAGGGCATCCGACGCGACTCGATCCCTTCCGCCGGGATGGAGGTGGGTAGCCGAGGAAGAGCTGGATTTCCTCGCCTTGCCCAAAGTGTATGAAAAGGCGCTGTCCGCTGTTAAGGATCCGGTTCAGTTGGAACTGGGCTTGGAAGTGGAAAATTGA
- a CDS encoding GNAT family N-acetyltransferase yields the protein MLLRSFQLSDVHDVSRIWQLTASRDSEWETLQELSKQLARDRDLVLVAEVDGRIVGAIVGTMDRSTGFFYCLAVHPDYQGRGIGRRLVASLEERFRQKGVKRIWITIDEGTRKLLPFYLHLGYANICDTTLEKELMFQNGRVKGKAHPG from the coding sequence ATGCTGCTTCGTTCGTTTCAACTGTCCGACGTCCATGACGTTTCCCGGATATGGCAGTTGACCGCGTCGCGCGATTCGGAATGGGAAACCCTCCAGGAGCTGTCAAAACAATTGGCGCGGGATCGCGATCTGGTCCTGGTGGCCGAAGTGGACGGTCGTATCGTCGGGGCAATTGTCGGCACCATGGACAGGAGCACCGGCTTTTTCTATTGTCTGGCGGTGCATCCCGATTACCAGGGGAGAGGAATCGGAAGGCGCCTGGTCGCCTCATTGGAGGAACGTTTCCGCCAAAAGGGAGTGAAGCGGATCTGGATCACGATTGACGAAGGGACGAGGAAGCTGCTCCCTTTTTACTTGCACTTGGGATATGCCAATATTTGCGACACCACGCTGGAAAAGGAACTGATGTTCCAAAACGGAAGAGTGAAGGGAAAGGCGCATCCCGGGTGA
- a CDS encoding VanW family protein, producing the protein MDERERMEKSGDGVSSDDGGKRADSGSAAGEAGEMRLERISYSRKDRLGEQNPSSVFDRTGQGLIRLLGRIPLINRLPLDRMNPRAVSVVTLALVIVLAGSLTAFAFMGEPETTAAVQPTPQETESSPEEPPEPAMLILQHEEKKWEMDLRSIGYDGEDIATVDQTKLMKWLKEIKEEVDEPAKDARMERWGAPIQPSKEGKRMDLEEIEESWLPHLSDYINEPQEIPFIAEKPRVTEKDLRAVNQRRIGRYTTYFDASNVNRTTNIRLSADAINNLVLNPGESFSFNRVVGQRTPERGYKPAAVIVRGEYSEGIGGGICQTSSTLYNSVDAAGLRVTVRYSHSKEVTYVPAGRDATVSWGGPDFRFVNSLEKPVMIKTYVGEGFITVSIYTTPDAKVVQRSVPPAPKMKAKQVQVDPDKPSNETPANGSDQAGDTGNSTGSGGDASGNTGGNQAGGDQSGNQDGGQGASGGDSGTGSP; encoded by the coding sequence GTGGACGAGCGTGAACGAATGGAGAAATCCGGTGACGGGGTTTCATCGGATGATGGGGGAAAGCGTGCCGATTCGGGTTCGGCCGCGGGGGAAGCGGGGGAGATGAGGCTCGAGAGGATCAGCTATTCCCGCAAGGATCGGTTGGGGGAACAAAACCCCTCATCGGTCTTTGACCGAACGGGACAAGGCCTGATCCGACTGCTGGGGCGGATTCCGCTCATCAACCGCCTGCCCCTGGACAGGATGAATCCCCGCGCCGTTTCCGTCGTGACGTTGGCGTTGGTCATCGTGTTGGCCGGGTCCCTCACCGCCTTCGCCTTTATGGGCGAGCCCGAGACCACGGCGGCCGTTCAGCCGACGCCGCAGGAGACGGAGAGTTCGCCCGAAGAGCCGCCGGAACCGGCGATGCTCATCCTTCAACATGAAGAGAAGAAATGGGAGATGGACCTCCGGTCGATCGGATATGACGGAGAAGACATTGCCACTGTCGACCAAACGAAGCTGATGAAATGGCTGAAGGAAATCAAGGAAGAAGTGGATGAACCGGCGAAGGACGCCCGCATGGAGCGATGGGGGGCACCCATCCAGCCGTCCAAAGAGGGAAAGAGGATGGATCTGGAGGAAATCGAAGAGAGCTGGCTGCCTCATCTGTCCGATTATATCAACGAACCCCAGGAAATTCCCTTCATCGCGGAAAAACCCCGGGTGACGGAGAAGGACCTTCGCGCGGTCAACCAAAGGCGCATCGGCCGCTACACCACCTATTTTGATGCGAGCAACGTGAACAGGACGACCAATATTCGCCTGTCCGCCGATGCGATCAACAACCTGGTGCTGAATCCGGGCGAGTCCTTTTCCTTCAACCGAGTGGTCGGGCAGCGCACGCCTGAGCGGGGCTACAAGCCGGCCGCGGTGATCGTCCGGGGCGAATACAGCGAGGGGATCGGGGGCGGAATCTGCCAAACCTCCTCCACCCTCTACAACAGTGTGGATGCGGCGGGGCTGCGGGTGACGGTTCGGTATTCCCACAGCAAGGAAGTGACCTATGTCCCCGCCGGTCGGGATGCCACGGTGTCCTGGGGCGGACCGGACTTCCGGTTCGTGAACAGCCTGGAGAAACCCGTCATGATCAAAACCTATGTGGGTGAAGGCTTTATCACGGTTTCCATCTACACCACCCCGGATGCCAAGGTGGTTCAGCGTTCTGTGCCGCCGGCCCCGAAAATGAAGGCGAAACAAGTTCAAGTGGATCCCGATAAGCCGTCGAATGAAACCCCCGCAAACGGCTCCGATCAGGCAGGAGACACCGGGAATTCCACCGGTTCCGGCGGTGACGCCTCCGGTAATACCGGCGGAAATCAAGCGGGGGGCGATCAATCCGGAAATCAAGATGGGGGTCAGGGAGCCTCAGGCGGTGACTCCGGAACGGGTTCACCCTGA